Proteins encoded in a region of the Elusimicrobiota bacterium genome:
- a CDS encoding Gfo/Idh/MocA family oxidoreductase, with amino-acid sequence MRQINVCVIGVGNLGQHHARNYSQIPGVTLTGIVDLNEKRSEKISTQFQTKGYTDFREAIKGADAVSIVVPTTLHYSIGKEVLAAGKHCLIEKPFTTEVSHAEELIQLAQKNSVVLQIGHIERFNGAILSLQKHIKNPKFIESDRLGPYDPRVADVGVVLDLMIHDLDIIPFLAGSKVKDLEAYGTKIFSKHEDIVKVRLRFHNGCIADLSASRASFGKYRKLRIFQPDAYISVDYAAQRYRIYRKKSEDAASMKDIEISSPKTERLEPLRKELEHFIDCVREGKSPLVTGEHGKDALALALEILNKLQIHKSEI; translated from the coding sequence ATGCGACAAATCAATGTTTGCGTAATCGGAGTGGGCAACCTTGGACAGCACCATGCAAGAAATTATTCGCAAATTCCGGGTGTAACGCTGACCGGTATAGTTGATTTAAACGAAAAACGCTCTGAAAAAATTTCAACTCAATTCCAGACAAAAGGCTATACCGATTTCAGGGAAGCAATTAAAGGCGCTGATGCTGTAAGTATCGTGGTCCCTACTACGCTGCATTATTCAATAGGAAAGGAAGTTCTGGCTGCAGGCAAACACTGCCTGATTGAGAAACCATTTACCACTGAAGTCAGCCACGCAGAAGAATTGATACAGCTCGCCCAAAAAAACAGCGTTGTGCTGCAAATCGGGCATATCGAAAGGTTCAACGGAGCGATTTTATCGTTGCAAAAACATATTAAAAATCCAAAATTCATTGAATCGGACAGGCTCGGGCCTTATGACCCAAGGGTAGCAGACGTAGGAGTGGTCCTGGACCTGATGATTCATGATTTAGACATTATACCGTTTCTTGCAGGAAGCAAAGTGAAAGATTTGGAAGCCTATGGGACAAAAATATTCTCTAAACATGAAGATATTGTTAAAGTGCGGCTAAGATTTCATAACGGGTGTATAGCAGACCTGTCAGCCAGCAGGGCTTCATTCGGGAAATATCGAAAACTGCGTATTTTCCAGCCTGACGCGTACATCTCTGTTGATTATGCAGCCCAAAGATACAGGATATACAGAAAAAAATCCGAGGATGCCGCTTCAATGAAGGATATAGAAATCTCCAGCCCAAAAACGGAACGCTTGGAGCCCCTTAGAAAAGAGCTTGAACATTTTATCGATTGCGTAAGGGAAGGCAAATCTCCTTTAGTTACAGGAGAGCATGGGAAAGATGCTCTCGCGCTTGCTCTTGAAATCCTGAATAAACTTCAAATCCACAAATCAGAAATATAG
- the lpxI gene encoding UDP-2,3-diacylglucosamine diphosphatase LpxI (LpxI, functionally equivalent to LpxH, replaces it in LPS biosynthesis in a minority of bacteria.), with amino-acid sequence MNLPQKIGIISGRGKFPILIAEEIKKYSGNTGIYATGFKGETNNKIKQYVKEFQLFEFGALGKAIDYFKLKKVDKAIIAGLISHKRLFDKNLKLDSVMQGILDNIKDKKADSILGGIANALKTQGIELLQILPILENNLAKKGILTESKPDIMSNDDINFGFPLAKELSRHDIGQTIVVKNKCVIAIEALEGTDICIIRSGKMAGPGTVIIKVAKLHQDLRFDLPVIGTRTIKNMKKIKSKTLAIEAGKTCIINKEEVFALADKYGISIVGV; translated from the coding sequence ATGAACTTACCTCAAAAAATCGGCATTATTTCAGGCAGGGGGAAATTCCCTATTCTTATCGCTGAAGAAATAAAGAAATATTCCGGAAATACGGGAATTTATGCAACCGGTTTTAAAGGTGAAACAAATAACAAAATAAAGCAATACGTGAAAGAATTTCAATTATTCGAATTTGGCGCACTTGGCAAAGCGATTGATTATTTCAAATTAAAAAAAGTTGATAAAGCCATTATTGCCGGTTTAATAAGCCACAAACGGTTATTTGACAAAAACCTGAAACTTGATTCCGTGATGCAGGGAATACTTGACAACATCAAGGATAAAAAAGCAGATTCAATCCTTGGCGGTATAGCCAATGCGTTAAAAACACAGGGTATTGAATTGCTTCAGATTCTTCCAATTCTTGAAAACAATCTAGCGAAAAAAGGTATTCTCACCGAATCTAAACCGGATATAATGAGCAATGATGATATTAACTTCGGCTTTCCTCTTGCTAAAGAATTATCCAGGCATGATATCGGCCAAACGATAGTTGTAAAAAATAAATGCGTTATAGCCATTGAAGCCCTTGAAGGCACAGATATTTGTATAATTCGTTCAGGCAAAATGGCCGGGCCGGGGACCGTCATAATAAAAGTTGCAAAACTACACCAGGACCTCCGGTTTGATTTACCGGTTATTGGCACCAGGACAATTAAAAATATGAAAAAAATAAAGTCAAAAACATTGGCGATTGAAGCAGGCAAAACCTGTATAATCAACAAAGAAGAGGTTTTCGCTTTAGCCGACAAATATGGAATATCTATCGTAGGGGTATAG
- the lpxA gene encoding acyl-ACP--UDP-N-acetylglucosamine O-acyltransferase, with translation MIHPTAIVDKSAQIDKSVDIGPYAIIGKNVSIGKNTTIGPYTFIQYCQIGENNKISNHVALGNDAQDTKFKGGSNNCIIGNNNAIREFVTIHRGSINESTKVGSNCFLMAYSHVGHDSILEDNIYMANCASLGGHVLVEFGAILGALAAAHQFVRIGRLAMLGGGAMITQDILPYMLANGDRAKLYGLNKVGLRRHGITPQAIKNIKKVYWQLFESKTMFTEALKIVEKMQEEENMGEEVTHLINFVKTSKRGFCRTALTKI, from the coding sequence ATGATACACCCTACTGCCATAGTTGATAAAAGCGCTCAAATAGACAAATCAGTTGATATAGGCCCTTATGCAATCATCGGCAAAAATGTTTCTATCGGAAAAAATACAACAATCGGCCCTTACACTTTTATCCAATATTGCCAAATCGGTGAAAACAATAAAATTTCGAACCATGTAGCCCTGGGCAATGATGCACAGGATACAAAATTCAAAGGCGGTTCGAATAATTGTATTATTGGAAATAATAACGCCATAAGGGAATTTGTTACCATTCACAGAGGGTCAATAAATGAATCCACGAAAGTGGGCAGCAATTGCTTTCTTATGGCCTATTCTCATGTCGGCCACGATTCAATACTTGAAGACAATATTTACATGGCTAATTGCGCTTCTCTCGGCGGTCATGTCCTTGTTGAATTCGGAGCTATCCTTGGAGCCCTTGCAGCAGCGCACCAATTTGTCCGCATTGGCAGGCTTGCAATGCTTGGCGGAGGAGCTATGATAACTCAGGATATTCTGCCCTACATGCTCGCAAACGGCGACCGGGCAAAACTATACGGTCTTAATAAAGTAGGGTTAAGAAGGCACGGGATAACTCCACAGGCCATAAAAAACATCAAGAAAGTTTATTGGCAGCTTTTTGAATCAAAAACAATGTTCACTGAAGCTCTAAAAATCGTAGAAAAAATGCAAGAAGAAGAAAACATGGGGGAAGAAGTCACCCATTTGATAAATTTTGTGAAAACATCAAAGCGGGGATTCTGCCGGACAGCTTTAACAAAAATATGA
- a CDS encoding bifunctional UDP-3-O-[3-hydroxymyristoyl] N-acetylglucosamine deacetylase/3-hydroxyacyl-ACP dehydratase, which produces MENQKTISKELTIKGKGLHTGNVTKLTFKPAPVNYGVKFIRKDLPGHPVIPARVSNVMGLLRGTTIGVNDTPMVYTVEHLLAALYGLGIDNIEIILDNNEPPIFDGSAKPFIDYLKKAGIVEQDVPKNYITLQNPVTYISEEKIKVELSAFPSDNLIIDYEIEYNHPLIGIQRLELTITPENFINEISQARTFCFDYEIETLHKKGLAKGGGLHNAVVIGMDKIHNPEKLRYNDEFVRHKLLDVIGDLYLLGRPLKARIKVKCSGHKHNINFVKKIEESVSRKENKGEEKMPETNLDNIVGRELNVEEIKQIIPHRDPFLMIDKVTITEAGKSAIGKKILTGKEDFFRGHFPGSPIMPGVLIVESLAQTACVLFLSRPDLTNKLAYFMTIDKTKFRKPALPGNTIELKIEVIRARGRSGTVKGEAFINGELITETEFMFIIVDKPAENKL; this is translated from the coding sequence ATGGAAAATCAAAAAACGATTTCCAAAGAACTGACAATTAAGGGCAAGGGCCTGCACACAGGCAACGTCACTAAATTGACGTTTAAGCCTGCACCTGTCAATTATGGCGTAAAATTCATCAGAAAAGACTTGCCGGGCCATCCGGTAATACCTGCCCGCGTGAGTAATGTTATGGGATTATTAAGGGGCACTACTATCGGTGTTAATGATACACCGATGGTCTATACCGTTGAACACCTTCTTGCGGCTCTTTACGGGCTTGGCATAGATAACATTGAAATAATTCTTGACAACAATGAGCCTCCTATTTTTGACGGAAGCGCAAAACCTTTTATAGATTACTTAAAAAAGGCAGGTATAGTCGAACAGGATGTTCCCAAAAATTATATAACCCTGCAAAATCCCGTAACTTACATTTCCGAAGAAAAAATCAAAGTTGAATTAAGCGCATTTCCCAGCGATAATTTGATAATTGACTACGAAATTGAATATAATCATCCGCTTATCGGAATTCAACGGTTAGAACTTACTATAACTCCTGAAAACTTTATCAATGAGATTTCCCAGGCCCGGACCTTTTGTTTTGACTACGAAATTGAAACTCTCCATAAAAAGGGTCTTGCAAAAGGCGGCGGCCTGCATAATGCAGTAGTTATCGGAATGGACAAAATTCACAATCCTGAAAAATTAAGATACAATGACGAGTTCGTCAGGCACAAGCTTCTCGACGTAATAGGTGATTTATACCTGCTTGGCAGGCCGCTAAAAGCGCGCATAAAAGTGAAATGTTCGGGACACAAACATAATATAAATTTTGTAAAAAAAATTGAAGAATCCGTGTCTCGTAAAGAAAATAAAGGGGAAGAAAAAATGCCAGAAACAAACTTAGACAACATCGTAGGACGTGAATTAAATGTTGAGGAAATAAAACAAATCATTCCTCACCGGGATCCTTTTCTAATGATTGACAAAGTTACCATCACCGAAGCCGGGAAAAGCGCTATAGGTAAAAAAATTCTTACAGGAAAAGAAGATTTTTTCCGCGGGCATTTCCCGGGAAGCCCGATTATGCCTGGTGTGCTGATAGTTGAATCCCTTGCGCAAACAGCCTGTGTGCTCTTCCTGTCTCGCCCGGATTTAACCAACAAACTGGCTTATTTTATGACTATTGATAAAACAAAGTTCCGTAAACCCGCTTTGCCGGGAAATACAATTGAATTGAAAATAGAAGTCATTCGCGCCAGAGGCAGGTCAGGAACAGTTAAAGGCGAGGCCTTCATAAACGGCGAACTAATAACCGAGACTGAATTTATGTTTATTATAGTTGATAAACCCGCGGAGAATAAATTATGA
- a CDS encoding OmpH family outer membrane protein: MKKLFFIAFCLICLIGESSLNSIEIPLQGTGGISVGYVDMNKIFGEYPPVKTAKKDYEKIAEQKKLELSGIDSEISVIKSSCTDLETQIKQLKQESMALKVQKQRLSVQMQQPQIQTQQPTPPISSSAIVSVSTGTVPVGSSSTLTIPAISTATGTNSISVSTQAIQTEQPGLSIQAQYDKVNSTIEADEKQISEKETDLVLKKDLITKKQQEYTDYKKKNEKDLKEYEKNKTLALMGELYKIIEDLAKEENISIVIEKTNVLYGSGGIDLTNKILERLRGK, encoded by the coding sequence ATGAAAAAACTATTTTTTATCGCTTTTTGTTTAATCTGTTTAATTGGAGAGTCATCGTTGAACTCTATTGAAATTCCGCTTCAAGGAACAGGAGGGATTAGCGTTGGTTATGTAGACATGAATAAAATATTTGGCGAATATCCTCCGGTTAAAACCGCAAAAAAAGATTATGAAAAAATAGCTGAACAAAAAAAACTGGAGCTCTCGGGGATTGACTCTGAAATTTCAGTAATAAAATCTTCCTGCACTGACCTGGAAACGCAAATCAAGCAGCTAAAACAGGAGTCGATGGCTTTAAAAGTACAGAAACAACGATTATCTGTCCAAATGCAACAGCCGCAAATACAGACACAACAGCCAACACCACCGATATCGTCCAGCGCAATAGTTTCGGTTTCCACTGGAACTGTGCCTGTTGGTTCATCTTCAACATTAACAATTCCCGCTATTTCAACTGCAACCGGAACAAATAGTATTTCTGTTTCTACACAAGCAATTCAAACAGAACAACCTGGGTTGAGTATACAGGCGCAATATGACAAAGTAAACTCCACAATAGAAGCCGATGAAAAACAAATAAGCGAAAAAGAAACGGATCTTGTGCTTAAGAAAGATTTAATAACAAAAAAACAACAAGAATATACGGACTACAAAAAGAAAAATGAAAAAGACCTCAAAGAATATGAGAAGAACAAAACTTTAGCGCTTATGGGCGAACTCTATAAAATAATAGAAGATCTCGCCAAAGAGGAAAACATTTCAATCGTAATAGAAAAAACCAACGTTCTTTATGGCAGCGGCGGCATAGACCTTACAAACAAAATACTTGAAAGATTAAGAGGCAAATAA
- the bamA gene encoding outer membrane protein assembly factor BamA, protein MKRNNSNRLLLPALLMFFLSAGVEYVFALDMISRIDIKGNINVKEKEIRKKIKTKVKDIYSSEDLKIDLNSILEIGKFEDVTVEVDTNAYAVTFIIKEKPYLKKIEFKGNKKLSKGTIKDEITVKEKEYMDKNDLESDIKKIIDLYSDKGYADTQVTYDLNIDKKTNQANLIFFVSEGRKVTVEKVEITGTKNYKPKKIMGLMDTKKKKIFKTKTLDDDLKKINDFYKNNGFESVEVSTPDISYNDDRTKTTIKIVVSEGPKYKISKISFSGNSIYTDKELGKNLAIKTKELYKKENIDQSQLALSEIYGDKGYLQAEIVPEFTKYPESGLMEINFKIKENSIVYSGKIYIDGLNYTKEYVIKREILLKETGPFSGVKLRRSLERIYNLGFIDDVKVDIQNTSIPDTADLVLNVTEGKPGMLQAGAGYSSVDKLTGTLQVNHMNLFGRGQKLNLMWEFGDRIQNYEISWTEPWLMQKPISLGVTLYDMTRKQYSGSDWLYTYHKQGTEFRVGPRLSDYLSLLFIYGYENVNTYDVQATSRVASGAIAGKELTSSFTSQIIYDTRDNVFDASKGSKNSASLQIAGGPFGGNVHFWKPVLSSSWFFPTFWKFVFSANAVFKYVQPFNDYNIDSQPLYKFYAGGPNSIRGYSQNDLTPSLNGGNVSIVGNFEYKFPIVQENKHTILQGAFFYDFGGAWNKLDDVRLSVGETDDWRLHGTWDNLMKSGWGFGIRFTTPVFPIRLDWGWPNQAKPGQQPPEFYFTIGQIF, encoded by the coding sequence ATGAAAAGAAATAACTCAAACAGGCTTTTACTTCCGGCATTATTAATGTTTTTTTTATCAGCCGGCGTTGAATATGTATTTGCATTGGACATGATATCAAGGATAGACATAAAAGGGAACATAAATGTAAAAGAGAAAGAAATAAGAAAAAAAATAAAAACAAAGGTTAAGGACATATATTCTTCTGAAGACCTGAAAATTGATTTAAACAGTATTTTAGAAATAGGCAAATTTGAAGATGTCACTGTTGAAGTTGATACAAATGCCTATGCAGTAACATTTATTATTAAAGAAAAGCCTTATTTGAAAAAAATCGAATTCAAAGGCAATAAAAAATTGTCCAAGGGAACAATCAAAGATGAAATCACTGTCAAAGAAAAAGAATATATGGATAAAAATGACCTTGAATCTGATATAAAGAAAATTATAGATTTATACAGCGACAAGGGCTATGCAGACACTCAGGTAACTTATGACTTAAACATTGATAAAAAAACAAACCAGGCAAACCTTATTTTTTTTGTAAGTGAAGGCAGGAAGGTTACCGTAGAAAAAGTTGAAATAACCGGTACAAAAAATTATAAACCAAAAAAAATCATGGGTTTAATGGACACAAAGAAAAAGAAAATATTTAAGACTAAAACGCTTGATGACGACTTGAAAAAAATAAATGACTTTTACAAAAATAATGGTTTTGAAAGCGTAGAAGTTTCAACACCCGATATATCCTACAACGACGACAGGACCAAAACAACCATAAAAATCGTAGTTTCTGAAGGGCCAAAATACAAAATATCAAAAATCTCATTTTCCGGAAACAGCATTTATACAGATAAAGAATTAGGAAAAAACTTAGCAATAAAAACTAAGGAATTGTACAAAAAAGAAAACATTGACCAATCCCAACTAGCACTATCTGAAATCTATGGAGACAAAGGTTACCTGCAGGCAGAAATTGTTCCGGAATTTACTAAATACCCCGAAAGCGGGCTTATGGAGATCAATTTCAAAATCAAAGAAAATAGCATAGTTTACTCAGGAAAGATTTATATTGATGGCTTGAATTACACAAAGGAATATGTAATAAAGAGGGAAATATTACTAAAAGAAACAGGCCCATTCAGCGGTGTAAAACTTAGAAGAAGCCTTGAAAGAATATACAATCTTGGTTTTATTGATGATGTAAAGGTGGATATACAAAATACAAGTATTCCTGACACGGCTGATTTAGTCCTGAATGTAACAGAAGGTAAACCCGGAATGCTCCAGGCAGGAGCAGGTTATTCAAGCGTAGACAAACTTACCGGTACGCTTCAGGTAAACCACATGAACTTGTTTGGAAGAGGCCAGAAATTAAATTTGATGTGGGAATTTGGTGATCGGATACAAAATTACGAAATAAGCTGGACCGAACCCTGGCTGATGCAAAAACCTATTAGCTTGGGTGTAACATTATATGATATGACCAGAAAACAATATTCTGGCAGTGATTGGCTTTATACTTATCACAAACAGGGAACCGAATTTCGTGTAGGTCCCAGATTGAGCGACTACCTCTCACTCTTGTTCATATATGGATATGAAAATGTCAACACTTACGATGTACAGGCTACAAGCAGGGTCGCAAGCGGAGCTATAGCAGGCAAAGAGTTGACGTCGAGTTTTACCAGCCAAATTATTTATGATACCCGGGACAATGTCTTCGATGCTTCAAAAGGCAGTAAAAATTCGGCATCACTGCAAATAGCAGGAGGCCCTTTCGGCGGCAATGTTCATTTCTGGAAACCTGTCTTATCATCAAGCTGGTTTTTCCCGACATTTTGGAAATTTGTTTTTTCTGCAAATGCAGTATTTAAGTATGTTCAGCCATTTAATGATTACAATATTGACTCACAGCCTTTATACAAATTTTATGCCGGCGGGCCTAATTCCATTAGAGGATATTCTCAAAACGACCTTACTCCTTCTTTAAATGGAGGAAATGTATCTATCGTTGGAAATTTTGAATATAAATTTCCTATTGTGCAGGAAAACAAACATACAATTCTCCAGGGAGCTTTTTTTTACGATTTTGGCGGAGCCTGGAATAAACTTGATGATGTAAGGCTTTCTGTAGGTGAAACAGATGACTGGCGTTTACACGGAACATGGGATAACTTAATGAAATCAGGATGGGGATTCGGGATAAGGTTTACAACACCAGTTTTCCCGATCAGGCTCGACTGGGGTTGGCCAAACCAGGCTAAACCAGGCCAACAGCCTCCGGAATTTTATTTCACCATAGGGCAGATATTCTGA
- a CDS encoding ATP-dependent Clp protease ATP-binding subunit, with protein MNRFTERAQKVISIAQEEAKRLNHDYVGTEHLLLGLVALGEGVAAQVLANLGIDFRKLRNEVEKVVGTGDNIMLLGEIPFSSRAKKVLELSVDEAGTMGHYYVGTEHLLLGLLKEEEGIAARVLENLGVKIEDVKEEVVNLLGEPTKSQQNQHPPISSGGHRVSNKTKTKTPTLDEFSRDLTVLAKEGGLDPVIGRDNEIERLTQILSRRTKNNPVLIGDPGVGKTAIVEGLAQRIAKGETPEILNNKRVITLDLSAVVAGTKYRGEFEQRLKNIMDEIRRGKNSIILFIDELHTVIGAGAAEGAIDASNMLKPALARGELQCIGATTLDEYRKHIEHDPALERRFQPIVVDPSTVEDTIAILKGLKEKYESHHKVKYTDEALATAAYLSDRFISDRYLPDKAIDIIDEAGSRARLQVSQVTPEIKEKEEELEAVIKDKESSISKQAYEKAARLRDKEREMKRAIEEMKKKWREKRDAIFPPVTEDDIAYVISKWTNIPITRITEKEQERLLKMEDELHGRVIGQDEAIRSISQAIRRSRTGLKDPKKPIGSFIFLGPTGVGKTELARTLAEFLFGDDTALIRIDMSEYMEKFSVSRLIGAPPGYVGYEEGGQLTEKVRRRPYAVVLLDEIEKAHAEVYNLLLQIFEEGNLTDSLGHKVSFKNTIIIMTSNVGARLISKGKALGFLVQEDSQRTYVSIKDTILEEVKKTFNPEFINRIDDMIVFHPIGKPEMKKILDLLLERVKIKLEKQGLTIELSETAKEFLLENGFDSNYGARPLQRTIQRHLEDAISEDILSKNVVAGPAGNLTKIYADFDQENKKIKFISNVIPVVKKNLI; from the coding sequence ATGAACAGGTTTACTGAACGGGCGCAAAAGGTTATTTCAATTGCGCAGGAAGAAGCGAAACGGTTAAATCATGATTATGTCGGCACAGAACATCTACTGCTCGGGCTTGTTGCTCTGGGCGAGGGTGTCGCTGCCCAGGTGCTCGCAAATCTGGGTATTGATTTTAGAAAACTGAGAAATGAAGTAGAAAAAGTTGTAGGAACCGGGGACAATATAATGCTTTTGGGTGAAATACCTTTCAGCTCCAGGGCCAAGAAAGTACTGGAACTTTCCGTAGACGAAGCCGGCACCATGGGCCATTATTACGTAGGCACTGAGCACCTTCTGCTGGGCTTGCTAAAAGAAGAAGAGGGAATCGCAGCTAGAGTCCTCGAAAACCTCGGAGTAAAAATAGAAGATGTCAAGGAAGAAGTTGTTAATCTGCTAGGTGAACCTACAAAATCACAGCAAAATCAACACCCGCCTATTAGTTCAGGCGGGCATCGCGTATCCAATAAAACGAAAACTAAAACGCCTACACTGGATGAATTTTCCAGGGACCTTACAGTACTGGCAAAAGAAGGCGGACTGGACCCGGTAATAGGCAGGGATAATGAAATAGAGCGCCTAACACAGATCCTTTCACGCAGGACTAAAAACAACCCGGTACTCATCGGTGACCCGGGTGTCGGTAAAACCGCAATCGTTGAAGGGCTTGCACAAAGAATAGCTAAAGGTGAAACACCCGAAATATTAAACAACAAGCGTGTGATCACGCTCGATTTATCTGCGGTTGTTGCAGGAACAAAATACCGCGGCGAATTTGAACAGCGCCTTAAAAACATCATGGATGAAATCCGCCGCGGAAAAAACAGCATCATACTATTCATAGATGAATTGCACACGGTGATAGGTGCAGGCGCGGCTGAAGGCGCTATTGACGCTTCCAATATGCTGAAACCCGCATTAGCGCGCGGCGAACTTCAATGCATCGGAGCTACCACTCTTGATGAATACCGCAAACATATTGAACATGACCCGGCGCTTGAAAGAAGATTCCAGCCGATAGTTGTTGACCCGTCTACTGTTGAAGACACCATTGCAATCTTGAAAGGTTTAAAAGAAAAATATGAAAGCCACCATAAAGTAAAATATACGGACGAGGCCTTAGCAACGGCAGCCTATCTTTCAGACAGGTTTATCTCTGATAGGTATTTGCCGGATAAAGCTATAGATATAATTGACGAAGCCGGATCCAGGGCCCGACTGCAAGTATCCCAGGTAACACCCGAAATCAAAGAAAAAGAAGAGGAACTCGAAGCTGTCATAAAAGATAAAGAATCATCAATTTCCAAGCAGGCGTATGAAAAAGCTGCAAGATTACGTGACAAAGAAAGAGAAATGAAACGCGCCATTGAGGAAATGAAAAAAAAGTGGAGAGAAAAAAGGGACGCCATCTTTCCGCCGGTTACCGAAGACGACATTGCTTATGTCATTTCGAAATGGACGAACATACCAATAACCAGAATAACTGAAAAAGAACAAGAAAGATTGCTAAAAATGGAGGATGAGCTTCACGGGCGCGTAATTGGCCAAGACGAAGCAATCCGGTCCATTTCACAGGCAATCAGGCGTTCCAGGACAGGCCTTAAAGACCCCAAAAAACCAATTGGCAGTTTTATTTTCCTCGGGCCCACCGGCGTGGGAAAAACAGAACTTGCCAGGACTCTTGCGGAATTTCTTTTCGGCGATGATACCGCATTAATAAGAATAGATATGTCCGAATATATGGAAAAATTTTCTGTTTCCAGGCTTATAGGAGCCCCTCCGGGTTATGTGGGTTATGAAGAAGGGGGCCAGTTGACCGAAAAAGTCCGCAGGCGCCCTTATGCGGTAGTACTGCTGGATGAGATTGAAAAAGCTCATGCGGAGGTCTACAATTTATTGCTTCAAATATTTGAAGAAGGCAACCTGACCGATAGCTTAGGTCACAAAGTAAGTTTTAAAAATACCATCATTATCATGACTTCAAATGTCGGAGCAAGGCTAATTTCAAAAGGGAAAGCGCTCGGTTTCCTTGTTCAGGAGGATTCCCAGAGAACTTATGTTTCAATAAAAGATACAATCCTTGAAGAAGTTAAAAAAACTTTTAATCCTGAGTTTATTAATAGAATTGACGACATGATTGTTTTCCACCCGATTGGCAAGCCTGAAATGAAGAAGATCCTTGACCTTCTTTTAGAAAGAGTTAAAATAAAGCTGGAAAAACAAGGATTAACGATTGAACTTTCCGAAACAGCAAAAGAGTTCCTCCTGGAAAACGGTTTTGATTCAAATTATGGCGCCCGGCCGCTGCAAAGAACTATACAGAGGCACCTCGAAGATGCTATTTCCGAAGATATTCTTTCAAAAAATGTTGTCGCAGGGCCCGCAGGGAACTTAACAAAAATATATGCTGATTTTGACCAGGAAAATAAAAAGATAAAATTCATCTCAAATGTAATACCTGTGGTGAAAAAAAATTTAATTTAA
- the ilvE gene encoding branched-chain-amino-acid transaminase: MSNLVYLNGKLVKKEDAKISVFDHGLLYGDGVFEGIRAYNGRVFKLREHLDRLYNSARAITLTIPLKKQEMEIATLETLRANKSKDAYIRLVVTRGVGDLGLDPRKCPKATIFIIVDKITLYPSEFYTKGLELFTVSTRRNMVNSINPCIKSLNYLNNILAKIEATTMGAPEAIMLNKDGYVAECTGDNVFILKHNILITPPTWAGALQGITREAVMDLARTHMKLLVKEDIFTVYDVYTADECFLTGTAAEIIPVVGLDNRKIGNGNPGKITLKLIKEFRELTRSTGVPIY; this comes from the coding sequence ATGTCAAATTTGGTTTATTTAAACGGAAAATTGGTAAAAAAAGAAGATGCAAAAATCTCAGTATTTGACCATGGATTATTATACGGGGACGGTGTTTTTGAAGGTATCCGTGCCTATAACGGCCGCGTATTTAAACTAAGAGAACATCTGGACAGACTTTATAACTCAGCCCGAGCTATTACGCTTACCATTCCTTTGAAGAAACAAGAAATGGAAATTGCAACTCTTGAAACACTCAGGGCCAACAAATCAAAGGATGCTTATATCAGGCTGGTAGTAACCAGAGGGGTTGGTGATCTCGGTCTCGATCCGAGAAAATGCCCTAAAGCTACAATTTTTATTATTGTTGACAAAATCACTCTATATCCTAGTGAATTTTATACAAAGGGGTTAGAGCTTTTTACCGTGTCAACAAGAAGAAACATGGTAAATTCTATCAACCCCTGTATTAAATCTTTAAACTATCTCAATAACATTCTGGCCAAAATTGAAGCCACAACTATGGGTGCGCCTGAAGCTATCATGCTCAATAAAGACGGTTATGTCGCCGAATGTACTGGCGACAATGTCTTTATTTTAAAACATAATATTTTAATAACTCCTCCTACCTGGGCAGGAGCTTTACAAGGTATAACCCGCGAGGCAGTTATGGACTTGGCAAGAACCCACATGAAACTGCTTGTTAAAGAGGATATATTCACTGTCTATGACGTCTATACGGCAGATGAGTGTTTTTTAACCGGGACTGCTGCAGAGATCATCCCTGTAGTTGGTTTAGACAACAGAAAAATTGGTAACGGAAACCCCGGGAAAATAACGCTGAAACTTATTAAAGAATTTCGTGAACTCACACGCAGTACTGGAGTACCGATTTACTAA